One Carassius auratus strain Wakin unplaced genomic scaffold, ASM336829v1 scaf_tig00217171, whole genome shotgun sequence genomic window carries:
- the LOC113100097 gene encoding olfactory receptor 13C2-like has product MNLALTKNSNISIPSYFYISGFSGIPHMRYYYVFLFFVYIISLVGNSCLMFVIILDRTLHTPKYIAVFNLSLTDICESTAVIPQLLDMFLFGNQLIPYVLCLINMFSVFVSTSTQSFTLAVLSFDRLVAICLPLRYHMIVTHRSMLVILGVTWAVALLMVIASTIFISRLSFCRVIVIINSFYCDHGPIYRSACSNNFPSYVIAGLYPVLILGFPVIFIIFSYACIAVTLFRITTPQDRQKAMKTCIAHLIVVTTFYVPITFTYVLNTVINTNTRIINLSLTSALPPMLNPIIYTLKTEEFKVSLKRLLKRRIIFPSPK; this is encoded by the coding sequence ATGAATCTTGCTTTgactaaaaacagcaatatttccATTCCATCTTATTTCTACATCAGTGGTTTTTCTGGTATACCTCACATGAGATACTATTATGTATTCTTGTTTTTTGTCTACATTATTTCTTTGGTTGGAAACTCCTGCCTCATGTTTGTCATTATTTTAGACCGAACTCTTCACACTCCTAAATATATTGCTGTCTTTAATTTATCACTGACCGACATTTGTGAGAGTACGGCTGTGATCCCTCAACTACTGGATATGTTTTTGTTTGGGAATCAGTTGATCCCGTACGTTTTGTGCTTGATTAACATGTTCTCTGTCTTTGTGTCTACTTCAACACAGTCCTTTACTCTTGCTGTTCTGTCTTTTGACAGATTAGTGGCTATTTGTTTGCCACTGAGGTATCATATGATTGTAACTCACAGATCAATGCTTGTTATACTTGGAGTTACTTGGGCTGTGGCACTGCTTATGGTAATTGCTTCTACAATTTTCATCAGCAGACTTTCTTTCTGTAGAGTGATTGTCATCATAAATAGTTTCTACTGTGATCATGGGCCTATATATCGTTCTGCATGTAGCAATAATTTCCCAAGCTATGTGATAGCTGGTTTGTACCCAGTACTAATTCTTGGCTTTCCAGTAATTTTTATCATCTTTTCATATGCATGCATAGCTGTGACATTGTTTAGAATCACTACCCCACAAGACCGTCAAAAAGCCATGAAGACATGTATTGCTCATTTAATAGTAGTGACCACATTTTATGTGCCCATCACTTTTACATATGTTCTTAACACAGTTATAAACACTAATACAAGGATCATTAATCTCTCTTTGACCTCTGCCCTTCCTCCAATGCTTAACCCTATAATCTACACATTAAAGACAGAGGAGTTCAAGGTCTCTTTGAAAAGGCTTCTTAAACGGAGAATCATATTCCCATCTCCAAAATGA